Part of the Paenibacillus aurantius genome, GCTGTCGGAGGGGTCTACCGTGTAGATCAGAAAAGCATTGATGATCACTTCCCCGTCCCGCTGGCTGACGGCATTCAAGCCTCTCAGGAAGACCCGGTCATTGGTCGGCTTGTAGGCGTTGGTCATGCCCGACAGGCCGATGGCGAAGCTCCCGTTCACGTTCCCGCCGCCGAATTTCTTGCTCCGGTCCGCTCCGCTAAGGGCATTGAACTGGGTGTTGAACCGCGTCCAGTCGACGTTCTTGAATTTCATCATCATGCCGGCGCTCATGTATTCGATCTCGTCCTGCCCGTAAAACTTCTCAAGCCCCGGCAGACGGGTCACCTTAAGCTGGGAAGCGAGAGCGGCGTAATCGGTGTTCTCGACCCAATAGGAGGCGGTGACCCGGTGGAGGGTGCCGTCCTTCTTCCGGTAGGTCAGGGAGCGGATGGCGTCCCGTCCTCCCGCGCCGGTGACGGATTCGACCTTGTCGAGAACCACCCCGGATTCGATCGGAATGCCCTGGTGCAGCTTATCGTAGTAGGCTGTAAATTCCGCAAGCTTGCGAATCTTGCCGCTGCGGAAGCCGTCGAAGAGCTCCTTGGCTCTTCCCTGAACGAGCAGCTTGCCCGATTCATCGCGGGTTTCGTCCAAGAAGAGCATTTCGCCCTGGAGCAGCTGCCCGCCCGGCTTCTCCCGGAGATCGATCACCTTTACCTTCAGGCCCTCATCGGCGGCGGCCCGGGCCAGGTACATTCCTTCGAGCTCGCTGCCTACCACGACGACATCCGCGGTCTCTTCCACGGCCGGAACGGGGGTCGGCACGGGACTAGGATTCGGCTTGGCGGAGGATCCCGCTGCCGTTGGGGCGGGCGGGGCATCGGAAGGCCCCGAGGCTTCTCTAGTTCCCGACCATTGATAGACGGCGGCCGCTGCCAGAAGCAGGAGAAAGAGGGCCGCCAGGGCCCGGAAAATGTGGCGATTCGACATGGATACACTCCTTATGCGACTTCTGTCTTATTTTGCTAGATATAAGTCTACCATTTTTTGCCCCACCCCCACAATTGCCGGAAGAACAGGCGAAACCTATCATTGTCAGCGGGCCATGCCCACAATTTTCCTCATCATTAGACATCTGAAAAGGAGTGTTATCGCAATGAAAAAGAACTACCCTTTCAAGAAGCTTGTCATTGGAGGTTTGGCTACGGCTATGGTAGCCGGGGGATCGGCATCCGCTTTTGCGGACGGTAAGGACAAGGGCGGCAAGGGACACCAGGAAGACAACCGGGTGGAGTGGAAAAGCGATGATTTCAAGACGGTTAAGCCGAACATTCGGATCGGCAATCTGAATTTGATTATTAATTTTAATGATATCAAGGGCGGAGACGTGGAGTGGGCGATGAGATACATCGCGAGCCTGGCTTCCTCCCGTGTATTCGAGGGCTATGAGGACGGCTCCTTCCAGCCTCGCAAGCCTATCTCGCGGATTGAAGCGATTACGGCAGCGGTCCGTCTGATGGGGCTGCGGGACAAAGCCGAGTCGGCCGAGGAAATGAGCACGAAGCTTAACTTCCGCGATGGGGATCAAGTAGCCAAGAAATATCCTTGGGCTGTCGGGTATGTGGCCGTGGCTCTTGAGAACGACCTGTTCGGCGAAGACGAGAACGCCATTCAACCGGAGAAGCCGGCCGACCGCCTGTGGGCGACGACGCTTCTGGTGAAGGCGCTTAAGCTGGATGCGGAAGCCCATGCCAAGATGAACACGCAGCTTCCCTTCCGAGATGCGAACAAAATTCCGGCCGGCTCCGTCGGCTATGTGGCGGTCGCCATCGAGAAGGGACTGATCGACGGCTACGACGACAACACCTTCCGTCCAGAGCGTCCGGTAACCCGTGCCGAGCTGGCCGCGCTGCTTGACCGTACGGGCGAGAACCTGCCGGGCCGCGAGCAGGGAGTGGTAGCGGGCAAGGTAAGCGCCATCTCCGGCAACGTGCTGACGATTAACAAGGACGGCAAAGAGACTCAAGTGACGCTGGATCCGGCGACCTTCGTTTTCCGCAACGGAACGCGTGCTGCGATCACCGATCTTCAGGTGGGCGATGTGGTGAAGGTAAGGGTCTATAACAACATTGCGGTATTCGTGGAGGTGCTGAAGGCTTCCGACGACAAGCAGCAGTTCACGGTTGACGGTGTCTTCAACTATGCCACCTGGAACAACCAAGGCAAGATCGCTTCCGTAACGATCACCCAATCCGTTTACGATAACGTATACGGCAACCAGACCCAGGTCAAAACCTACAACGTCGCTCCCGAGCTCAAAATCATCGGCGATGCAGCAAAGCTCGTGCCTAACGCACTGGTTCAGCTGAAGGGCTGGGAGAACCTCGTCCGCTCGATCGAAATCAAGTAAGAAGAGCGGCACAAGAGGGTTGAGAAACGCTACTGAAGTCAGGGGGTATGTCCACCTGATTAGCAGCATAAATAGGCCGCAGGCCGATTATAAAAGAAAGCCCGGGAGATGTCGCTCCCGGGCTTTGCTGTTATGACAGCCCCTGTTTCCACGGCTTTTTTGCCGTCGGTAAGGGGGGCTAGTCCTCGCTTTCCTCGAACCTCGACCAGATCAGGAAGCCGAGCCCAACGGCCAGAATCAGCAAGCCCCACCAGAAATTCAAATTCCAGCCTACCACGGTCCGGGGGTTCACAGCCAGGCCGTAAATCCCCAGGATGATTCCATACAGAACGAACAATAGACCTATCAGAAAGCGCAGATCCAGCAGCCGTTTCATGACAATCTCCTCCTCACCACAGCCATAAATTCAAGGCGATCAGAATAACGGCGGCGATCCCGGCCAGCACCCCGGGGCGCTTGTACCACGCGAAGCCTTGGTAATGGGGACGGTCGGTCAAGCCGTACACGAGCCCCTTCAGCTCTTCGTCCGGCTTCCGTTTCGTCATAAAGCTGACGACGACGGTAATGACGACCGTGATCACGAACGCCCACCAGGCGCGCCAGAAGTTGCCGGCCGCCGCGCTCCCGAAGTACCCTTCGGGAATGAGGTAGTAGAGCAGAAAGGCGCTGACCACTCCGCAGATCAGCCCCCAGAAGCCTCCCCATGGCGTAGCCCTTCTCCAGAACATCCCTAGCAGGAAGGTTCCGAACAGCGGCGCATTGAAGAACGAGAACAGCGTCTGCATATAGTCCATAATGCTCGGAAAGCTTTCCGCGATGTAGGCCGTCCCGATGCTGATAATAATTCCTACGACAATGGCCCACCGGCCCATCGCGATGTAGTGCTTGTCGTCGGCGTTCTTGTTCAGGTAGGCCTGGTAAATGTCATAGGTCCAGACGGTGGTGAACGCCGTGACGTTCCCGGCCATCCCGCTCATGAAGCTGGCGAGCATCGCCGTCAGCCCCAGGCCGAGCAGCCCGGGCGGATAATACTTCTGCAGCAGCAGAGGAAGAGCCAGGTTGTAGCTCGGTCCGCCCGCTTTCCCGATCTCGGGGAAGAGGCCGGCGGCGATCAGGCCCGGGATGATGACGAGCAGCGGGACGAACATTTTGAAAAGGGAGGCGATGATCGGGGTGTTCTGGGCGGCCCTCATGTTACGTGCAGCCAGCGTCCTCTGAACGACGAGGAAGTCCGTCGTCCAGTACCCGAAGGAGAGCACGAAGCCAAGCCCCAGAACAATGCCCAGCCAATCGATGCCCATGGCATTGTTGGAGGCGGTGCCCACATTCGCCCACAGATGGCCGAAGCTCTCGGGAAGCCGGGCCATCATGCCGCTCCAGCCGCCCAGGTCGCTCAAGCCAAGCAAGGGGATGAGCAGAAGGCCGAACCAGATGAGAAAGAATTGCAGAACCTCATTGTAAATGGACGAGGTTAACCCCCCAAGCCCCACATAAATGAGAACCACGACGGCGGAGAGGATAATGCTTGTCGTAAGCGACCAGCCGATCATCGTTTGGAAGATCAGGGCCATCGCGTAAAGGCTGATCCCCGACGTAAGGACCGTCATCAAAGCGAAGGAAACGGCGTTGACGGCCCGGGCCGCTTCGTTAAACCGGAGCTTCAAATACTCGGGAACGGACCGGATTCTCGTGGAGTAGTAGAAGGGCATCATGTACAAGCCGAGGAACAGCATGGCCGGAATGGCCCCGATCCAATAATAATGAGCGGTCAGCATCCCGTACTGGGCGCCGCTTGCGGCCATGCCGAGCACTTCCAGCGCCCCGAGATTGGCGGACAGGAAGGCTAGGCTTGTGATCCAGGCGGGAATGGAGCGGCCGGAGAGGAAGAAATCTTCTCCTGTCCGGAGCCGGTTTTTGATCAGAAACCCGATGCCTATGACAAAAACAAAGTAGATCGCGATAATCAGGTAATCGACGAAGCTTGCGTGAAACAGCGTCTCGTTCACTCCAACTGCTCCTCTCCTAACGTTCATGCGACCGGACGGCCGGAAGCTATCCCTAGGTTTTCCCAAAAACGGTAAACTATTTATCTCGTAAGCCCCTATTTCCAGGCCGTGCCTATCCCCGCCATTCGTGCTATACTGGGCGTAGAAACTTAACCGAGGTGAAAGGCTATGGCCAAAAAACGACAGGTCCCCGCCCCCCGTCCGAAGGCGGCTGACGAGAAACCGGCCACGCTGAAGGATCTGCTGAGCCCCGAGGTGCTGGAGAAGCTGAAGGCACAGGCCGACGAAATGAAGGCCGACGAAGAAAAGCGCCGGGAAGCCAAGCGGAAGCAGGCGGAGGAAGCCCGCAAGGCGGAGCAGAAGCGGCTCGATAACGATTTCGCCCACCTGCTCGAGAACAGCAAGCAGAATTGGCGTCATTTTAAATAGGGCTGGCGGAACGATTCTCTAACATTGAGCTAGCCGGCATTACACCAAAACTCCCCCGACCACCAGGTCAGGGGAGTTTTGGCTAACCTTTTTTCCAAAGGGAGAGTGCGGATATGGAAGGCAATTCAGCAGCGGAGCTGCTCACGAAGGTGCGGCGGGACAAGCCGCTCGTGCATAACATTACGAACGTCGTGGTAACAAATTTTACAGCTAACGGGCTGCTTGCCCTCGGTGCTTCGCCGGTCATGGCTTATGCGGAGGAAGAGGTGGCCGACATGGCCCGGATCGCCGGCGCTCTTGTCCTGAACATCGGCACACTGAACGCCCGGGAAGTTGCCGCTATGAAGCTGGCCGGGGCCTCTGCTAACGCCCATGGGGTGCCCGTCGTGCTCGATCCCGTAGGGGCGGGAGCGACAGCGTACCGGACAGAGACGGCACGGGCTCTGTTGAACGAGCTGAAGATCTCCATTGTCCGCGGGAACGCGGCGGAGATCGCCAACGTGATCGGAGAAGAGTGGAGCATCAAGGGAGTCGACGCCGGCGGAGGGGGAGAGGATCTGACCGTTCTTGCCGCGGAAGCAGCGCGGAGGTTGTCCTGCGTGGTCGTGGTAACGGGGCCGGAGGATGCCGTGTCCGACGGGACGAGAACCTTCCGGGTCCGCGGAGGGGACGAGCTCCTGACGCGGGTTACCGGAACGGGCTGCCTGCTCACGTCCATCATTGGGGCCTACGCCGC contains:
- a CDS encoding FAD-dependent oxidoreductase; its protein translation is MSNRHIFRALAALFLLLLAAAAVYQWSGTREASGPSDAPPAPTAAGSSAKPNPSPVPTPVPAVEETADVVVVGSELEGMYLARAAADEGLKVKVIDLREKPGGQLLQGEMLFLDETRDESGKLLVQGRAKELFDGFRSGKIRKLAEFTAYYDKLHQGIPIESGVVLDKVESVTGAGGRDAIRSLTYRKKDGTLHRVTASYWVENTDYAALASQLKVTRLPGLEKFYGQDEIEYMSAGMMMKFKNVDWTRFNTQFNALSGADRSKKFGGGNVNGSFAIGLSGMTNAYKPTNDRVFLRGLNAVSQRDGEVIINAFLIYTVDPSDSRSVAEAMDLGKKEIPLILQHFRKSLPGWENAELNGFPNYLYIREYNHYETDYVLKVSDALGARMFPDNVSIAGYPLDLQGTSANKWGIEMGRPDKYGMPLRSFQLKNYDNVILAGKNVGSSAIAYGSARIQPNTALAAESIGVILGQLKGKKSLRELKEEDWPALHQYLASKYGITLTGVKGHNKIAGWTDEEIRKLDSGEIIYPSYVNKRK
- a CDS encoding S-layer homology domain-containing protein is translated as MKKNYPFKKLVIGGLATAMVAGGSASAFADGKDKGGKGHQEDNRVEWKSDDFKTVKPNIRIGNLNLIINFNDIKGGDVEWAMRYIASLASSRVFEGYEDGSFQPRKPISRIEAITAAVRLMGLRDKAESAEEMSTKLNFRDGDQVAKKYPWAVGYVAVALENDLFGEDENAIQPEKPADRLWATTLLVKALKLDAEAHAKMNTQLPFRDANKIPAGSVGYVAVAIEKGLIDGYDDNTFRPERPVTRAELAALLDRTGENLPGREQGVVAGKVSAISGNVLTINKDGKETQVTLDPATFVFRNGTRAAITDLQVGDVVKVRVYNNIAVFVEVLKASDDKQQFTVDGVFNYATWNNQGKIASVTITQSVYDNVYGNQTQVKTYNVAPELKIIGDAAKLVPNALVQLKGWENLVRSIEIK
- a CDS encoding sodium:solute symporter family protein yields the protein MNETLFHASFVDYLIIAIYFVFVIGIGFLIKNRLRTGEDFFLSGRSIPAWITSLAFLSANLGALEVLGMAASGAQYGMLTAHYYWIGAIPAMLFLGLYMMPFYYSTRIRSVPEYLKLRFNEAARAVNAVSFALMTVLTSGISLYAMALIFQTMIGWSLTTSIILSAVVVLIYVGLGGLTSSIYNEVLQFFLIWFGLLLIPLLGLSDLGGWSGMMARLPESFGHLWANVGTASNNAMGIDWLGIVLGLGFVLSFGYWTTDFLVVQRTLAARNMRAAQNTPIIASLFKMFVPLLVIIPGLIAAGLFPEIGKAGGPSYNLALPLLLQKYYPPGLLGLGLTAMLASFMSGMAGNVTAFTTVWTYDIYQAYLNKNADDKHYIAMGRWAIVVGIIISIGTAYIAESFPSIMDYMQTLFSFFNAPLFGTFLLGMFWRRATPWGGFWGLICGVVSAFLLYYLIPEGYFGSAAAGNFWRAWWAFVITVVITVVVSFMTKRKPDEELKGLVYGLTDRPHYQGFAWYKRPGVLAGIAAVILIALNLWLW
- a CDS encoding YqkE family protein, which gives rise to MAKKRQVPAPRPKAADEKPATLKDLLSPEVLEKLKAQADEMKADEEKRREAKRKQAEEARKAEQKRLDNDFAHLLENSKQNWRHFK
- the thiM gene encoding hydroxyethylthiazole kinase, translating into MEGNSAAELLTKVRRDKPLVHNITNVVVTNFTANGLLALGASPVMAYAEEEVADMARIAGALVLNIGTLNAREVAAMKLAGASANAHGVPVVLDPVGAGATAYRTETARALLNELKISIVRGNAAEIANVIGEEWSIKGVDAGGGGEDLTVLAAEAARRLSCVVVVTGPEDAVSDGTRTFRVRGGDELLTRVTGTGCLLTSIIGAYAAVEPDGVQAAAAALALYSTAAEKAARLRGDEGPGSFQIELLNQLARVTPEEAGEAGRIERV